Proteins encoded in a region of the Haloarcula sp. CBA1129 genome:
- a CDS encoding gluconate 2-dehydrogenase subunit 3 family protein yields the protein MTDHELTRRDALKALGAAGITVAGGAAALTWDRSGDDETAEAPEDDAASSESDFGDHERETYRAVAAIVYPSEVAGVQEFVDGYVAGRIEADPERAADMAEAVAALDAYTREWEGTDFVAVDAATQEETLRGMGVQVADPDPHGDPRHRVRYYLVNDLLFALYSSPTGGELVGIENPQGYPGGTGSYQQPPNER from the coding sequence ATGACTGACCACGAACTCACCAGACGAGACGCACTGAAAGCACTCGGCGCGGCGGGTATCACCGTCGCAGGCGGCGCGGCGGCGCTCACTTGGGACAGGTCGGGGGACGACGAGACTGCCGAGGCGCCTGAGGATGACGCTGCTAGTTCCGAGTCGGACTTCGGCGACCACGAGCGCGAGACGTATCGAGCCGTCGCCGCGATTGTGTATCCGAGTGAGGTAGCGGGCGTACAGGAGTTCGTCGACGGCTACGTTGCCGGACGCATCGAGGCAGACCCGGAGCGGGCAGCGGACATGGCAGAAGCAGTCGCGGCTCTGGACGCATACACCCGAGAGTGGGAAGGAACCGACTTCGTGGCGGTGGATGCTGCAACACAGGAAGAAACGCTCCGGGGAATGGGCGTTCAGGTCGCCGATCCGGACCCGCATGGCGACCCCAGACATCGCGTGCGCTACTACCTCGTGAACGACCTTCTGTTCGCGCTGTACAGTTCACCCACCGGCGGCGAACTCGTCGGCATCGAGAACCCGCAGGGCTACCCCGGCGGAACGGGTAGCTATCAGCAGCCGCCGAACGAGCGGTAA
- a CDS encoding dolichyl-phosphate hexose transferase has protein sequence MAIQGSRAEEPAGYTFDDLAVVMGTYNEAEAIGTVLDDIAAVTDGRAEVVCVDGSSDRTPDIARDHGATVIEQEPQGYGVAVREAVLTPDRPVVVTTDCDDTYPMERLPDFLAEINDGADVVSGDRLYYGADQMPEMNKLGNELFALLASTLMGKRVHDTTTGMRAYRRELLHKIVWTENTGLSAELLMRPLMRGYDVRERPIEYDERKGETKLDPFSGGAAIAKSIVRVALEERFR, from the coding sequence ATGGCTATTCAGGGTTCGCGGGCCGAAGAACCGGCCGGCTACACGTTCGACGATCTCGCGGTCGTTATGGGCACGTACAACGAGGCAGAAGCAATCGGAACCGTACTCGATGATATCGCGGCGGTGACTGACGGACGCGCCGAAGTCGTCTGTGTCGACGGCTCCAGCGACCGAACACCGGATATCGCCCGCGACCACGGTGCCACGGTCATCGAGCAGGAACCGCAGGGGTACGGCGTGGCGGTCCGCGAAGCCGTGCTGACGCCGGACCGACCGGTCGTCGTCACGACCGACTGTGACGACACCTATCCGATGGAGCGGCTCCCCGATTTCCTCGCGGAGATCAACGACGGGGCCGACGTCGTCAGCGGCGACCGGCTGTACTACGGGGCCGACCAGATGCCCGAGATGAACAAACTGGGCAACGAACTGTTCGCGCTGCTTGCGAGCACACTCATGGGCAAGCGCGTCCACGACACGACCACAGGAATGCGTGCCTACCGCCGCGAACTCCTCCACAAAATCGTCTGGACGGAGAACACCGGTCTCTCGGCCGAACTGCTCATGCGGCCGCTGATGCGTGGCTACGACGTCCGCGAACGGCCCATCGAGTACGACGAGCGGAAAGGCGAGACGAAGCTCGACCCGTTCTCGGGCGGGGCGGCCATCGCCAAATCCATCGTCCGGGTCGCGCTCGAAGAGCGGTTCCGGTAG
- a CDS encoding winged helix-turn-helix domain-containing protein produces MGVESIIQYVRTSSVRTDIIGSLCPGAKSTNELLSAVTASESAIYDALSNLEGRGLVTSMDDGWQLTGTGRLVADTIHRQQRLEELFAVDPQYWESHDTSVLPQPFRCRLPELDEFTVIRGTQTDINRPVREVVTRVESVQNCDVVSPVYHPEYEEAMPDSPDSRLVVSCAVIDEMLGKESVSLDMNRYEATTVRVTPVPYALAVADDWMILTLPELDGTWPSAKIISETDSAISWATDLFTHLWEDATPIETYLADR; encoded by the coding sequence ATGGGCGTAGAATCAATTATTCAGTACGTCCGAACGTCATCTGTCCGGACGGATATCATCGGCTCGCTGTGTCCCGGAGCCAAGTCCACCAACGAACTGCTGTCAGCAGTGACTGCGAGTGAGTCCGCGATCTACGATGCGCTCTCGAACCTCGAAGGTCGCGGCTTAGTCACCTCGATGGATGACGGGTGGCAACTGACTGGCACCGGCCGGCTCGTTGCGGATACGATTCACCGCCAGCAACGCCTTGAAGAACTCTTCGCTGTCGACCCCCAGTACTGGGAATCCCACGATACGTCAGTGCTACCACAGCCGTTCCGGTGTCGCCTGCCCGAACTCGACGAATTCACGGTCATCCGTGGCACACAGACCGACATCAACCGTCCTGTCCGGGAAGTCGTCACCCGCGTCGAGAGCGTCCAGAACTGCGATGTTGTCTCGCCTGTCTACCACCCGGAGTATGAGGAGGCTATGCCAGACAGCCCCGATTCGAGGCTGGTAGTGAGCTGTGCTGTAATCGATGAGATGCTCGGCAAGGAGTCTGTGTCGCTCGATATGAATCGATACGAAGCGACAACGGTTCGTGTCACACCGGTCCCGTACGCACTCGCCGTTGCCGACGACTGGATGATCCTGACGCTCCCAGAGCTCGATGGAACTTGGCCGTCGGCGAAGATAATCTCTGAAACGGACAGCGCTATTTCGTGGGCAACGGACTTGTTTACGCATCTCTGGGAGGATGCAACCCCAATAGAAACGTATCTCGCCGACCGCTGA
- the trmB gene encoding HTH-type sugar sensing transcriptional regulator TrmB, with the protein MSSDDLEASLEQVIARFNLGEYEISAYLAVLQHGELTASEISENTDIPQPRVYDTVRSLSDVGLVELKESRPMKVLAIDPREAFEGIQDSLDDLVDDLSSRYTAPAREPEAVSLVKSRPTILRYLEDIIETAEYELTLSLTPALLERFEDRLASRKQSGIAIEILISPSVDAPDPARFDYESIATTVKARRGITTPVVAVADGNYSMYATRESVRGDTDRYGVIFNRSELGFLVSGFLNTVLWTTAETIASDGDGLPFPRRYGTIRRCISDLMTLDGEFYATIEGRDVETGDHRVVEGKVDQASFSSNREVATLVVETAEGPVEVGGQVAAFEDIEAYEIRIGTDEPPEN; encoded by the coding sequence ATGTCTAGTGACGACTTGGAGGCATCGCTCGAACAGGTGATTGCGCGGTTCAATCTCGGCGAATACGAGATTTCAGCCTATCTGGCCGTGCTCCAACACGGCGAGCTGACAGCGTCGGAGATATCGGAGAACACGGACATTCCACAGCCACGAGTGTACGATACAGTCCGGAGCCTCAGCGATGTCGGGCTCGTCGAGCTCAAGGAGTCCCGACCGATGAAGGTTCTGGCTATCGACCCTCGGGAAGCCTTCGAGGGGATTCAGGACTCGCTTGATGACCTCGTTGACGACCTGTCTTCGCGCTACACAGCACCCGCACGAGAGCCTGAAGCCGTCTCGCTCGTCAAATCCCGGCCCACGATACTTCGGTATCTCGAAGACATCATCGAGACGGCCGAGTACGAACTGACGCTGTCGTTGACTCCGGCCCTGTTAGAGCGGTTCGAAGACAGACTCGCAAGCCGCAAGCAGTCCGGCATCGCTATCGAGATTCTCATTTCGCCGAGCGTGGACGCCCCCGACCCGGCGCGGTTCGATTACGAATCTATCGCGACCACGGTGAAGGCCCGCCGCGGTATCACGACACCGGTCGTCGCCGTCGCCGACGGGAACTACTCGATGTACGCCACTCGGGAGAGCGTCCGCGGAGACACGGACCGGTACGGCGTCATCTTCAATCGCTCGGAGCTCGGGTTTCTGGTGTCCGGGTTCCTCAACACGGTGCTGTGGACAACGGCCGAAACGATTGCCAGCGACGGAGATGGACTGCCGTTTCCGCGCCGCTACGGGACAATCAGACGCTGTATCTCTGACCTGATGACGCTGGACGGGGAGTTCTACGCGACGATTGAAGGCCGGGACGTGGAGACGGGCGATCACCGGGTCGTCGAAGGCAAAGTGGATCAGGCGTCGTTCAGTTCGAACCGCGAAGTTGCGACGCTGGTCGTCGAAACAGCCGAGGGGCCGGTCGAGGTCGGTGGACAGGTCGCTGCGTTCGAGGACATCGAGGCGTACGAAATACGGATCGGGACGGACGAGCCGCCCGAGAACTGA